From Saccharomyces paradoxus chromosome III, complete sequence, a single genomic window includes:
- the SNT1 gene encoding Snt1p (Subunit of the Set3C deacetylase complex~similar to YCR033W), whose translation MGYPPPTRRLADKKRYHYSNNPNRRHPSGVYSKNSFPKSSNNGFVSSPTADTSTNASIISGTAPAPLPTAISGTTFGIEAPRPSRYDPGSVSRPLSSSYSSTRKIGSRYNPDVERPSSATSSTPESMNTNTITHNNTDIGKSRYSRKTMSRYNPQSTSSSNVTHFPSAISNVAPFYVANGNSRRPRSMDDYSPDVTKNVESSNASSVNGNSPHSYYSRSNKWRSIGTPSRPPFDNHIGNMTTTSNINPIHQREPFWKANSTNFLKSPHSQSSPSLYANKFHDANKWNKPESPVKVETLSKDQTKVTPYHDDKYLPKRSDSKPNVPLESDSIKVDEENVLEKKDVHKSGREIVKEHPIPVKRKEHDELEVRARKVNKIKRDGKQNQIWTTAISVADTVEVAKEEQKEQANLIEREESPEIRDYERIYDPKALKTDVTRLTVDYGNKSYEEPLEKAEGCIFPLPKAETRLWELKNQKRNEIISKQKYLLKKAIKNFSEYPFYVQNKLIHQQATGLILTKIISKIKKEEYLKKIKLKHDYFDLQKRYEKECEILTKLSENLRKEEIENKRKEHELMEQKRREEGIETEKEKSLRHPSSSSSSRRRNRADFVDDAEMENVLLQIDPNYKHYQAAATIPPLILDPVHKYSYKFCDVNNLVTDKKLWASRILKDAFDSFTDHEHSLFLEGYLIHPKKFGKISHYMGGLRTPEECVLHYYRTKKTVNYKQLLIDKNKKRKMSAAAKRRKRKERSNDEETEVNEGKEESMSTVDKEENSENNAEETVQPVLVQVSELKDNPLDTSEKVENLVQKEGEEVTGGLECAERVNDLKRVHDDIEEKDSKSNVMKGNDNILITAPKGSPQDGYYPEDTRELDFSLENALQRKKHKSVPEHKTSYWSVRESQLFPELLKEFGSQWSLISEKLGTKSTTMVRNYYQRNAARNGWKVLVDETDSKRDGTSSESVQQSQILIQPERPNINAYSSIPPQQRPALGYFVGQPTHGPNTSISSIDGSIRPFGPDFHRDSFSKVSAPLTTLPPPRLPSIQFPRSEISEPTMTDLRNRPLDHIDTLADAASSVTNNQNFSNERHAIEINRKMATISNLLNNSDRDMKTSLQSVSRHEGQVEESPNLNNIVVQEIKPNITTPRSSSISALLNPVNGNGQSNPDGRPLPPFNHTISQGAPTFPLPAPHTTPVSRAPPKFNFSNDPLAALAAVASAPDAMNGFLSKKENNN comes from the coding sequence ATGGGGTATCCGCCACCTACGCGAAGGCTCGCAGATAAGAAAAGGTACCATTATTCCAATAATCCTAACCGAAGGCATCCTTCTGGTgtttattcaaaaaatagttttccaaaatcaaGCAATAATGGATTTGTATCTTCTCCTACTGCGGATACTTCAACAAATGCGTCGATCATTTCCGGTACTGCTCCTGCACCTCTTCCTACAGCGATATCTGGAACCACATTTGGCATCGAGGCACCTAGGCCATCTCGATATGATCCGGGCTCAGTTAGTAGGCCTTTGTCATCATCCTATTCTTCAACAAGGAAAATTGGAAGCCGTTATAACCCAGATGTTGAAAGACCCTCTTCGGCCACTAGTTCAACTCCGGAAAGCATGAATACAAACACCATAACACACAACAATACGGATATTGGAAAATCACGCTACTCTCGAAAAACTATGAGCAGATATAACCCTCAATCTACCAGTTCTTCAAATGTTACGCACTTTCCGTCGGCAATATCAAATGTTGCACCCTTTTATGTTGCCAATGGGAATTCTCGGAGACCTCGATCAATGGATGATTATAGTCCTGATGTAACGAAAAACGTCGAATCAAGTAATGCTTCATCGGTTAATGGTAACAGCCCTCATTCTTACTACTCTAGGAGCAACAAATGGAGATCTATTGGAACGCCTTCTAGACCACCGTTTGATAATCATATCGGTAATATGACTACCACCAGCAATATTAACCCGATTCATCAAAGAGAACCTTTTTGGAAAGCAAATAGTactaattttttaaaatcacCTCATTCGCAGTCATCACCTTCCCTTTATGCTAATAAATTTCACGACGCGAATAAATGGAACAAACCAGAGTCTCCAGTTAAAGTTGAAACACTCAGCAAAGATCAAACAAAAGTCACGCCGTACCATGATGACAAATATCTACCAAAAAGATCAGATTCTAAACCAAATGTACCTTTAGAATCCGATAGTATCAAGGTTGACGAAGAAAatgttttggaaaaaaaagatgtaCATAAAAGTGGGCGTGAGATAGTGAAGGAACATCCTATTCcagtaaaaagaaaggaacaTGATGAACTAGAAGTTCGCGCTAGGAAAGTaaataaaattaaaagGGACGGAAAACAGAACCAAATTTGGACAACAGCCATATCAGTTGCCGATACAGTCGAAGTTgccaaagaagaacaaaaggAACAGGCAAACCTTATTGAGAGAGAAGAAAGTCCGGAAATTAGAGATTATGAAAGAATATACGATCCGAAAGCCCTGAAAACGGATGTAACAAGATTGACGGTAGACTATGGTAATAAAAGTTACGAAGAACCTCTCGAAAAAGCCGAAGGGTGTATCTTCCCATTACCAAAAGCAGAAACGAGATTATGGGAACTCAAAAACCAGAAGAGGAATGAAATAATAAGTAAACAGAAATATCTACTGAAAAAGGCAATTAAAAATTTCTCAGAGTATCCTTTTTACGTGCAAAACAAACTTATACATCAGCAAGCTACTGGACTCATTCTAACCAAAATTATatcaaagataaaaaaggaagaatatttgaaaaaaataaaattgaaacatGATTATTTCGATCTTCAAAAGAGGtatgaaaaagaatgcGAAATTTTAACTAAACTGAGTGAAAACTTAAGgaaggaagaaattgaaaataaacgTAAGGAGCACGAATTAATGGAGCAGAAAAGACGCGAGGAAGGTATCGAaacagaaaaggaaaaaagcCTACGCCATCCATCCTCGTCTTCCTCATCCCGTCGCAGAAACAGGGCTGATTTCGTTGATGATGCggaaatggaaaatgtACTGCTACAAATCGATCCGAATTATAAGCATTATCAAGCTGCTGCAACAATCCCACCGCTAATCTTAGACCCAGTCCACAAATATTCTTACAAGTTCTGCGATGTAAATAACTTAGTTACAGACAAAAAGCTTTGGGCGTCTAGAATATTAAAGGATGCTTTTGACAGCTTTACTGACCATGAacattctttatttttggaaggTTATTTGATTCATcccaaaaaatttggtaaaaTTTCTCATTACATGGGCGGTTTACGAACTCCTGAAGAGTGTGTGCTACATTATTatagaacaaaaaaaactgtgAATTACAAACAACTTCTTATCGataaaaacaagaagagaaaaatgtcAGCCGCTGCCAAGCGCCGTAAAAGGAAGGAAAGAAGTAACGACGAGGAAACTGAAGTCAATGAAGGTAAAGAAGAGTCAATGAGCACAGTAgataaggaagaaaatagtGAGAACAATGCCGAGGAAACGGTTCAGCCCGTTCTAGTTCAAGTCTCTGAACTGAAAGATAATCCACTAGATACGTCGGAAAAAGTCGAAAATCTGGTTCAAAAGGAGGGCGAAGAGGTTACAGGTGGACTGGAATGTGCTGAGAGAGTAAATGACTTGAAAAGAGTGCAcgatgatattgaagaaaaggacaGTAAATCCAATGTAATGAAAGGCAACGATAATATCTTAATAACGGCTCCAAAAGGAAGTCCGCAAGATGGTTATTATCCAGAGGACACCAGGGAACTTGATTTCAGCTTAGAGAATGCGCTACAGAGAAAGAAACACAAATCCGTGCCAGAACATAAGACAAGTTATTGGAGTGTTCGTGAATCACAACTCTTCCCAGAATTATTGAAGGAGTTTGGTTCTCAATGGTCTCTAATATCAGAAAAACTGGGCACCAAGTCGACTACAATGGTAAGGAATTACTATCAAAGAAATGCGGCTCGCAACGGGTGGAAGGTACTAGTTGATGAAACTGACTCAAAGCGAGATGGAACCAGTTCGGAATCGGTACAACAGTCTCAAATTTTGATACAACCAGAACGCCCAAACATCAATGCCTATAGTAGCATTCCTCCCCAACAAAGACCGGCTTTAGGCTATTTTGTTGGACAGCCGACTCATGGACCTAATACATCTATATCATCTATCGATGGCTCTATAAGGCCATTTGGGCCTGATTTTCATCGTGACAGTTTTTCTAAAGTTAGCGCTCCTTTAACCACTTTACCACCGCCAAGGCTACCATCCATTCAATTCCCTCGCTCAGAGATATCTGAACCAACAATGACAGATTTGCGTAACAGACCCCTAGACCATATTGATACATTGGCCGACGCAGCTTCGTCAGTAACGaataatcaaaattttaGTAACGAAAGGCATGCTATTGAAATTAACCGTAAAATGGCGACAATTAGTAACCTATTGAATAACTCTGATCGAGACATGAAGACTTCTCTCCAAAGCGTTTCTAGGCACGAAGGGCAGGTTGAAGAAAGTCCTAACTTGAACAATATTGTTGTACAAGAGATAAAACCGAACATTACTACGCCGAGATCGAGTTCTATTTCTGCACTACTAAACCCTGTGAATGGGAATGGGCAATCAAACCCAGATGGCAGGCCATTGCCACCATTTAACCATACTATTTCTCAAGGCGCTCCTACTTTCCCTTTACCGGCTCCGCACACTACTCCAGTAAGTCGTGCGCCTCCAAAGTTCAACTTTTCCAATGATCCACTGGCAGCTTTGGCCGCAGTAGCATCCGCGCCTGATGCGATGAATGGTTTTTTGtctaaaaaggaaaataataattga
- the ELO2 gene encoding fatty acid elongase ELO2 (Fatty acid elongase, involved in sphingolipid biosynthesis~similar to YCR034W), giving the protein MNSLVTQYAAPLFERYPQLHDYLPTLERPFFNISLWEHFDDIVTHVTNGRFVPSEFQFVVGELPLSTLPPVLYTIAAYYVIIFGGRFLLSKSKPLKLNGLFQLHNLFLTSLSLTLLLLMIEQLVPIIVQHGLYFAICNIGAWTQPLVTLYYMNYIVKFIEFIDTFFLVLKHKKLTFLHTYHHGATALLCYTQLMGTTSISWVPISLNLGVHVVMYWYYFLAARGIRVWWKEWVTRFQIIQFVLDIGFIYFAVYQKAVHLYFPILPHCGDCVGSTTATFAGCAIISSYLVLFISFYINVYKRKGTKTSRVVKRAHGGVAAKVNEYVNVDLKNVPTPSPSPKPQHRRKR; this is encoded by the coding sequence ATGAATTCACTCGTTACTCAATATGCTGCTCCGTTGTTTGAGCGTTATCCCCAACTTCATGACTATTTACCAACTTTAGAGCgaccatttttcaatatttcgTTGTGGGAACATTTCGATGATATCGTCACTCATGTAACTAACGGTAGATTTGTTCCAAGCGAATTTCAATTCGTTGTAGGTGAATTACCATTAAGTACGTTGCCCCCTGTACTATACACCATCGCTGCTTATtatgttattatttttggtgGCAGATTTTTGTTAAGTAAGTCGAAGCCATTGAAATTGAATggcctttttcaattgcaCAATTTGTTTTTAACTTCCCTTTCATTGACGCTATTATTGCTTATGATTGAACAGTTAGTGCCAATTATTGTTCAGCACGGGTTATACTTCGCTATCTGTAATATTGGCGCTTGGACTCAACCGCTTGTTACATTATATTACATGAATTACATTGTCAAGtttattgaatttatagacacctttttcttggtgctaaaacataaaaaattgaCATTTTTGCATACTTATCACCATGGCGCTACTGCCTTATTATGTTACACCCAATTGATGGGCACCACCTCTATTTCTTGGGTCCCTATTTCATTGAACCTTGGTGTCCATGTGGTTATGTATTGGTATTATTTCCTAGCCGCCAGAGGCATTAGGGTCTGGTGGAAAGAATGGGTTACCAGAtttcaaattattcaatttgttttGGATATCggtttcatttattttgcTGTCTACCAAAAAGCAGTTCACTTATATTTCCCAATTTTGCCACATTGTGGTGACTGTGTGGGTTCAACGACAGCCACTTTTGCCGGTTGCGctattatttcttcatatttGGTACTATTCATCTCATTCTACATTAACGTTTATAAGCGTAAAGGCACCAAAACCAGTAGAGTGGTAAAGCGTGCTCACGGTGGTGTTGCCGCAAAAGTCAATGAGTACGTTAACGTTGACTTGAAAAACGTTCCTACTCCATCTCCATCGCCAAAACCTCAAcacagaagaaaaaggtaa
- the RRP43 gene encoding exosome non-catalytic core subunit RRP43 (Exosome non-catalytic core component~similar to YCR035C), which translates to MAASTTLETIEIHPITFPPDVLARISPELSLQRHLSLGIRPCLRKYEEFRDITIENNTLSRYSDTDNVDAKNNILGSNVLKSGKTIVITSITGGIIEENNASIKDLDDFGEEELFEVTKEEDIIANYASVYPVVEVERGRVGACTDEEMTISQKLYDSILHSRILPKKALKVKAGIRSVNEDGTFSVLYPDEPEDHALNETNLKMKRKWSYVLYAKIVVLSRTGPVFDLCWNSLIYALQNVNLPRAFIDERASDLRMTIRTRGRSATIRETYEIICDQTKSLPLMINSENIAFASNYGIIELDPECQLQNSDNTEEEVDIDMDKLNPVLIADLDTEAEETSVRSTISVIASPAGNYKQLTLVGAGAKITPEIIKRSLLLSKVRADDLSTRLNK; encoded by the coding sequence atggCTGCAAGTACTACGCTAGAAACTATTGAGATTCACCCAATTACTTTTCCGCCTGATGTTCTTGCGAGAATATCTCCAGAACTGTCTTTACAAAGACACTTATCCCTAGGAATCAGGCCATGtctaagaaaatatgaagaaTTCAGAGACATAACTATAGAAAACAACACTTTATCACGCTATTCAGACACAGATAATGTAGATGCTAAAAACAACATTTTAGGCTCGAATGTCCTAAAAAGTGGGAAAACTATAGTTATAACTTCTATTACTGGTGGAataatagaagaaaataacgCTTCAATCAAAGATTTGGATGATTTCGGTGAGGAAGAATTATTCGAAGTGACTAAAGAGGAGGACATAATTGCAAATTATGCTTCTGTCTATCCGGTGGTGGAAGTCGAAAGAGGTAGAGTGGGTGCTTGTAccgatgaagaaatgacTATATCACAAAAACTATACGACTCCATATTGCATTCTAGGATATTGCCCAAAAAGGCCTTGAAAGTAAAGGCAGGTATTCGTAGTGTGAACGAAGATGGTAccttttctgttttgtATCCCGATGAACCAGAAGATCATGCATTAAATGAAACAAACctaaaaatgaaaagaaagtggTCATACGTTCTGTATGCAAAAATTGTAGTCTTAAGTCGTACTGGTCCAGTATTCGATTTATGTTGGAATTCCCTAATTTACGCTTTACAGAACGTAAATTTGCCTAGAGCATTTATAGATGAGCGTGCATCCGACTTGAGAATGACTATAAGAACAAGGGGAAGAAGTGCCACTATAAGAGAAACATACGAAATTATTTGTGACCAAACTAAATCACTACCGCTAATGATAAACTCAGAGAATATTGCATTTGCTTCAAACTATGGGATAATAGAGTTAGACCCCGAATGTCAACTACAAAACTCTGACAAcactgaagaagaagtcgACATTGATATGGATAAATTGAACCCTGTGCTAATAGCAGACCTGGACACTGAAGCAGAAGAAACAAGTGTTCGCAGTACGATCTCCGTCATCGCTTCTCCCGCAGGAAACTATAAGCAATTAACATTAGTGGGGGCAGGTGCCAAAATAACGccagaaataataaaaagatcACTTTTGTTATCCAAGGTAAGAGCGGACGATTTATCAACAAGACtaaacaaataa
- the RBK1 gene encoding putative ribokinase (ribokinase~similar to YCR036W) translates to MGITVIGSLNYDLDTFTDRLPNAGETFRANHFETHAGGKGLNQAAAIGKLKMPSSRYSVRMTGNVGDDTFGKQLKGTLSDCGVDTTHVGTCEGISTGTATILIEEKAGGQNRILIVEGANSKTVYDSKQLCEIFPEDKEEEEYVVFQHEIPDPISIIQWIHENRPNFQIVYNPSPFKAMAKENWQLIDVLVVNEIEGLQIVESIFDDKVVEEIRERIKDDFVGEYRKICELLRNTFINQKKRSIVVMTLGSRGVLYCSHECPEAQFLPAIEDISVVDTTGAGDTFLGGLVTQLYQGESLSTAIKFSTLASSLTIQKKGAAESMPVYKDVQRV, encoded by the coding sequence ATGGGTATTACAGTGATAGGTTCTTTGAACTATGATTTGGACACATTTACAGATAGATTACCTAATGCTGGAGAAACTTTCAGGGCCAATCACTTCGAAACACACGCTGGTGGGAAGGGATTAAACCAAGCTGCAGCCATTGGTAAGTTAAAGATGCCCAGTAGCAGATATAGTGTTCGGATGACTGGTAATGTTGGAGATGATACGTTTGGTAAGCAACTGAAGGGTACTTTGTCCGATTGCGGCGTCGATACCACACATGTCGGTACTTGTGAAGGTATCAGTACGGGTACCGCTACCATACTTATTGAAGAGAAAGCTGGTGGCCAAAATAGGATATTAATTGTGGAGGGTGCTAACAGCAAGACTGTTTATGACTCCAAGCAGTTGTGTGAAATCTTCCCTGAAGacaaggaagaagaagagtaTGTTGTTTTTCAGCACGAAATTCCAGACCCTATTTCCATAATTCAATGGATACATGAGAACAGGCCAAACTTTCAAATCGTATATAATCCTTCACCTTTCAAGGCCATGGCCAAGGAAAATTGGCAGTTGATAGATGTTTTAGTTGTTAATGAAATTGAGGGGCTACAAATCGTGGAAAGTATATTCGACGATAAagttgttgaagaaataaggGAACGGATAAAAGACGACTTTGTAGGAGAATATCGCAAAATTTGTGAACTTTTACGTAATACGTTTATcaaccaaaagaaaagaagcattGTCGTTATGACTTTGGGTTCTAGGGGGGTGCTATATTGTTCGCATGAATGCCCTGAAGCACAATTCCTTCCAGCTATTGAAGATATATCTGTTGTCGATACTACGGGAGCAGGGGACACTTTCCTGGGTGGTTTGGTTACTCAATTATATCAAGGAGAGAGCTTGTCCACCGCTATAAAGTTCTCCACATTAGCAAGTTCATTGaccattcaaaaaaaaggtgcTGCCGAAAGTATGCCAGTATATAAAGACGTTCAACGTGTGTAA
- the PHO87 gene encoding SPX domain-containing inorganic phosphate transporter (Low-affinity inorganic phosphate (Pi) transporter~similar to YCR037C), with product MRFSHFLKYNAVPEWQNHYLDYNELKNLIYTLQTDELKQETPSKDLNDDADSQTPRPIDDIESNVATGEPSSSKRRFTHKLKRKLFGSKTSSGNKKGEEDEKAIDGSNINEETIELDELSPQGKTTSFNKNFISKKFFESRSSSVSSEGKTLFSSYDTFVTNLSDEKLKVDDFYKRMEAKFYERFDHLINDLEKEGIVTRLNEAFDPEIQALPPLREIVSGTSEMQSSNNPFEMHSSNIDSELRNRFDYSEEEMDEDDDVDVFADTTDNTALLNYSQFNIKSQKKSLLKQTIINLYIDLCQLKSFIELNRMGFSKITKKSDKVLHMNTRQELIESEEFFKDTYIFQHDTLSTLNNKIAQLIEFYAVLMGQPGNVDSCKQELKSYLHDHIVWERSNTWKDMLGLSSQNNDIITIEDEAEKLMQEKLQIEYFRYPLPKPINLKFTTIENLAVPKLFFGKRAMKIGFIIIITGVLLGVKTFNDPVEHRCMALVECCAFLWASEAIPLHITGLLVPLLTVLFRVLKDDDGKVMGAAAASSEILGTMWSSTIMILLAGFTLGEALSQYNVAKVLASWLLALAGTKPRNVLLMAMSVVFFLSMWISNVASPVLTYSLLTPLLDPLDYTSPFAKALVMGVALSADIGGMASPISSPQNIISMQYLKPYGIGWGQFFAVALPTGILSMLCAWALMILTFKIGKTKLEKFKPIRTRFTIKQYFIIIVTIATILLWCVESQIESAFGSSGEIAVIPIVLFFGTGLLSTKDFNTFPWSIVVLAMGGIALGKAVSSSGLLVTIARALQKKIQNDGVFAILCIFGILMLVVGTFVSHTVSAIIIIPLVQEVGDKLSDPKAAPILVFGCALLASCGMGLASSGFPNVTAISMTDKKGNRWLTVGAFISRGVPASLLAFVCVITLGYGISSSVLKGST from the coding sequence ATGAGATTCTCACACTTTCTCAAATACAACGCTGTCCCTGAATGGCAGAATCATTACCTAGATTATAAcgaattgaaaaatctgaTCTACACATTGCAGACAGATGAATTGAAGCAAGAAACGCCAAGTAAAGATTTGAATGATGACGCTGACTCTCAGACACCCCGTCCAATTGACGATATTGAAAGTAACGTAGCTACAGGAGAGCCATCTTCAtccaaaagaagatttaCACACAAGCTCAAGCGTAAACTCTTTGGTTCTAAAACATCATCAGGTAATAAAAAGGGggaagaagacgaaaagGCCATAGACGGCAGCAATATCAATGAGGAAACAATTGAGCTAGACGAGTTATCTCCTCAGGGGAAAACCACCTCTTTTAATAAGAATTTTATaagtaaaaaattctttgagTCACGCAGTTCCTCTGTGAGCAGCGAAGGAAAGACGCTGTTCAGTTCTTACGATACATTCGTAACCAACCTGAGCGACGAGAAATTAAAAGTGGATGATTTCTACAAAAGAATGGAAGCTAAATTCTACGAAAGATTTGACCATCTCATAAATGATTTGGAGAAAGAAGGCATTGTCACAAGATTGAATGAGGCTTTTGACCCTGAAATCCAAGCATTGCCTCCTTTAAGAGAAATTGTTTCTGGAACATCAGAAATGCAGTCATCCAATAACCCATTTGAAATGCACTCTTCCAACATCGACAGTGAATTAAGAAACAGGTTTGATTATAGTGAAGAGGAAATggatgaggatgatgacGTCGATGTGTTTGCAGACACTACTGACAATACCGCGCTCTTGAATTATTCACAATTTAACATCAAATCTCAGAAAAAGTCTTTGTTAAAacaaacaataataaatcttTACATAGATCTTTGCCAGTTGAAATCCTTTATCGAATTGAACAGAATGGGCTTCAGTAAAATTACCAAGAAGTCCGATAAAGTCTTACATATGAATACTAGGCAAGAACTAATAGAAAGTGAagaattcttcaaagacACATACATCTTCCAGCATGACACTTTAAGCACTTTAAACAACAAAATTGCACAACTTATTGAATTTTATGCTGTTTTGATGGGTCAGCCTGGGAATGTGGATTCGTGCAAGCAGGAGCTAAAATCGTACCTGCATGATCACATCGTGTGGGAAAGAAGCAACACATGGAAGGACATGTTGGGCCTCTCTTCACAAAATAACGATATAATAActattgaagatgaagctGAGAAACTTATGCaagaaaaacttcaaattgaatatttcaGATATCCATTGCCCAAACCAATTAATTTGAAATTTACtacaattgaaaatttagCGGTTCCTAAGCtattttttggtaaaagAGCAATGAAAATAGGctttattatcatcattacAGGTGTTTTGTTGGGTGTTAAAACCTTTAATGACCCCGTAGAACACCGCTGTATGGCATTGGTAGAATGCTGTGCTTTCTTGTGGGCTAGTGAAGCTATCCCATTACACATCACAGGTTTATTGGTTCCCCTTCTAACTGTCCTTTTCAGAGTACtaaaagatgatgatggtaAGGTAATGGGAGCGGCAGCAGCTTCCTCGGAAATTTTAGGTACAATGTGGTCATCAACAATTATGATTTTATTAGCAGGTTTTACATTGGGTGAAGCGTTGTCGCAATACAATGTTGCGAAAGTTTTGGCATCCTGGTTATTAGCCCTTGCAGGAACCAAACCGAGAAATGTTCTCTTAATGGCAATGAGTGTcgtattctttctttcaatgtGGATTTCCAACGTTGCCTCTCCCGTGTTAACGTACTCTTTATTAACACCCTTACTAGACCCATTAGACTACACTTCACCATTTGCTAAGGCGTTAGTCATGGGTGTGGCACTTTCTGCAGATATTGGTGGTATGGCCTCACCGATTTCTTCACCACAAAATATCATCTCCATGCAGTACTTAAAACCTTATGGTATCGGTTGGGgacaattttttgctgTTGCCCTGCCTACAGGTATTCTATCGATGCTATGTGCCTGGGCCTTAATGATACTCACCTTCAAAATAGGGAAGACTAAActggaaaaattcaaaccaATAAGAACGAGATTTACCATAAAgcaatattttattattattgtaaCTATTGCTACCATTCTTCTATGGTGTGTAGAGTCACAAATAGAAAGTGCCTTTGGATCATCTGGTGAAATTGCAGTTATACCTATAGTCTTGTTCTTTGGTACGGGTCTTCTATCTACAAAAGATTTCAACACATTCCCTTGGTCAATTGTCGTTCTTGCTATGGGTGGTATTGCCCTTGGTAAGGCAGTTTCATCATCAGGTTTATTAGTAACTATTGCAAGAGCTTtgcagaagaaaattcagaatGATGGTGTTTTCGCTATCTTATGTATTTTCGGTATTTTAATGTTGGTTGTGGGTACTTTTGTCTCGCATACAGTGTCAGCAATCATCATTATTCCCTTAGTGCAGGAAGTCGGAGACAAATTATCTGACCCAAAGGCAGCCCCAATTCTTGTGTTTGGTTGCGCCTTGTTAGCGTCATGCGGTATGGGGTTGGCCTCGTCCGGATTTCCCAATGTTACTGCTATTTCTATGACAGATAAAAAGGGTAATAGATGGTTAACTGTGGGTGCTTTTATTTCCAGAGGTGTTCCCGCTTCGTTGTTAGCGTTTGTTTGTGTGATTACTCTCGGTTATGGTATCAGTTCTTCCGTTTTGAAAGGTAGCACCTAA